A genomic region of Sandaracinaceae bacterium contains the following coding sequences:
- a CDS encoding hemerythrin domain-containing protein, which produces MNDPDDLIPSRVRAEILESHDRIRARIAEVRRMGTFARNNGALLPQLTEATGDLIGTVRDHIEREQRLLVPTLRTIDAWGPERARRLLATHRAQKGLLEHTERVLFRQQCSECEAVDCVEDLARTLERDMAEEERTHIPEKLMSEFIRVDFGGA; this is translated from the coding sequence ATGAACGATCCCGACGATCTCATCCCGAGCCGCGTCCGCGCGGAGATCCTGGAGAGCCACGACCGCATCCGCGCGCGCATCGCGGAGGTGCGCCGGATGGGGACATTCGCGCGAAACAACGGCGCGCTCTTGCCCCAGCTCACCGAGGCCACGGGCGACCTGATAGGCACGGTGCGCGACCACATCGAGCGCGAGCAGCGGCTGCTGGTGCCCACCCTGCGCACCATCGACGCGTGGGGGCCGGAGCGGGCGCGCCGCCTGCTCGCGACCCACCGCGCGCAGAAGGGGCTGCTCGAGCACACCGAGCGGGTGCTGTTCCGCCAGCAGTGCAGCGAGTGCGAGGCGGTCGACTGCGTCGAGGACCTCGCGCGCACCCTCGAGCGGGACATGGCGGAGGAGGAGCGCACGCACATCCCGGAGAAGCTCATGAGCGAGTTCATCCGCGTCGACTTCGGCGGCGCCTGA
- a CDS encoding CRTAC1 family protein: MLDFDVRWALLALFFFPACDSTVEPVDAGLDAFVPAPVDARVGLDARPDATPPEEDAAPPDDDAGPSDAGPPLPSPVFVDVTVAAGLSSPHRKPATCVMSPDDTCEIDHMTGGAAVGDFDADGWPDLFVTNLEGPDHLYRNLGDGTFVDVAASTGLAAFPRHSNGAAFVDVDDDGDLDLYVTSIAGPDDAENGRAHLFIQDGGVFTEDAVARGAALNQGGPLFGGESVAVGDYDRDGYPDLHVTEWLAIRQLQPRTRLLRNRGAGLPGHYTDVTASVGALTYSQECWESRVRCSSYAFASAFTDLDDDGWQDLIVISDFGTSRVFWNQRDGTFEFGFRTSNIGGDENGMGSTVGDVDGDGDLDWFVSSIWDPMFTCAREPCSWGASGNRLFRNEGSRELVDDTDRAGVRESGWGWGAALFDYDNDGDLDLVAVNGVDFPHLSLEDAFAVEPMRFWVNDGTGRFQERSAAVGLTDTGRGKGLVVFDYDQDGDQDLFVVNNGALPRLYRNDGGVGAWLRLRLVGVASNTEALGARVEATVGAQRITREVGSPSHFLGQSEREVQIGLGRASQADEIIVRWPSGVVTRLTDVAAGQTLVVTEPDA; encoded by the coding sequence GTGCTCGACTTCGACGTGCGATGGGCCCTGCTCGCCCTCTTCTTCTTCCCGGCTTGTGATTCGACGGTGGAGCCCGTCGACGCGGGGCTCGACGCGTTCGTGCCCGCGCCGGTCGACGCGCGCGTCGGGCTCGACGCCCGACCCGACGCGACCCCGCCCGAGGAGGACGCCGCTCCGCCGGACGACGACGCCGGCCCCTCGGACGCCGGCCCGCCGTTGCCCTCGCCCGTCTTCGTCGACGTCACCGTGGCGGCGGGCCTCTCGTCGCCCCACCGCAAGCCGGCGACCTGCGTCATGTCGCCCGACGACACCTGCGAGATCGACCACATGACCGGCGGCGCCGCGGTGGGCGACTTCGACGCGGACGGGTGGCCCGATCTCTTCGTGACCAACCTCGAGGGGCCCGACCATCTCTACCGCAACCTCGGCGACGGCACCTTCGTCGACGTCGCGGCGAGCACGGGGCTGGCCGCCTTCCCCCGGCACAGCAACGGCGCCGCCTTCGTCGACGTGGACGACGACGGAGACCTCGACCTCTACGTGACCTCGATCGCGGGGCCGGACGACGCGGAGAACGGCCGCGCGCACCTCTTCATCCAGGACGGCGGCGTCTTCACCGAGGACGCGGTCGCGCGCGGCGCGGCGCTGAACCAGGGCGGGCCGCTCTTCGGCGGCGAGAGCGTCGCGGTGGGCGACTACGACCGCGACGGCTACCCCGACCTCCACGTCACCGAGTGGCTGGCCATCCGCCAGCTCCAGCCGCGCACGCGCCTGCTCCGGAACCGCGGCGCGGGGCTGCCCGGCCACTACACCGACGTCACCGCCAGCGTCGGCGCGCTGACCTACTCCCAGGAGTGCTGGGAGAGCCGCGTGCGGTGCTCGAGCTACGCCTTCGCCTCGGCGTTCACGGACCTCGACGACGACGGCTGGCAGGACCTGATCGTGATCAGCGACTTCGGGACCAGCCGCGTCTTCTGGAACCAGCGCGACGGCACGTTCGAGTTCGGCTTCCGCACCTCCAACATCGGCGGGGACGAGAACGGCATGGGCTCCACCGTCGGCGACGTCGACGGGGACGGAGACCTCGACTGGTTCGTCAGCTCGATCTGGGATCCGATGTTCACGTGCGCGCGCGAGCCCTGCAGCTGGGGCGCGAGCGGCAACCGCCTCTTCCGGAACGAGGGCAGTCGTGAGCTGGTCGACGACACCGATCGCGCCGGCGTGCGAGAGAGCGGCTGGGGGTGGGGCGCCGCGCTCTTCGACTACGACAACGACGGCGACCTCGACCTCGTCGCGGTCAACGGCGTGGACTTCCCGCACCTCTCCCTCGAGGACGCGTTCGCGGTCGAGCCCATGCGCTTCTGGGTCAATGATGGCACGGGACGTTTTCAGGAGCGCAGCGCGGCGGTGGGGCTGACGGATACGGGCCGCGGCAAGGGCCTCGTCGTCTTCGACTACGACCAGGACGGAGACCAGGATCTCTTCGTCGTGAACAACGGCGCCCTCCCGCGCCTCTACCGCAACGACGGCGGCGTCGGCGCCTGGCTGCGGCTCCGGCTGGTGGGCGTCGCGAGCAACACCGAGGCGCTCGGAGCGAGGGTCGAGGCCACCGTCGGCGCGCAGCGCATCACGCGCGAGGTCGGCAGCCCGAGCCACTTCCTCGGGCAGTCGGAGCGCGAGGTCCAGATCGGTCTCGGCCGCGCGAGTCAGGCCGACGAGATCATCGTGCGCTGGCCGAGCGGCGTGGTCACCCGGCTGACCGACGTCGCCGCGGGGCAGACGCTGGTCGTCACGGAGCCCGACGCCTGA